In the genome of Meles meles chromosome 2, mMelMel3.1 paternal haplotype, whole genome shotgun sequence, one region contains:
- the TET2 gene encoding methylcytosine dioxygenase TET2 isoform X2 has translation MEQDRTNHVEGNRLSPFLTPSPSPLCQTEPLVLKLQNGSPLTERPYPEVNGDTKWQSFKSYYGIPHMKRSQNSRGSPDFIQEGRGYSRCLQNGGIKRTVSEPSLSGLHQNKKLRQDQKANGERNNFGESQERNPGKGSSQMNVSDLSDKRESVSSVAQENAVKDFINFSAHNCSRSEKPELQILNEQEEKNANYHDKNIVLLLKSKAVLMPNGATVSASSMENTHGELLEKTLSQYYPDCVSVAVQKTTSHIHAINSQATNELSCEITHPSHTSGQINVPQTSNSELPPEPVAVVTEACDADKASKTGAVIGTCPFQKPEKQKSVFDRCPSRAENSTIQGTTELVSGEEFCSGSSSNLQAPGGSSERYLKQNEINGAYFKQSSVFTKDSFSAPTTPPPPSQLRLSPPPLPEVSQLPSEGKSTLNDGVLEEHHHYPNQSNTALLREVKTEGLPEARPSPSPNPSTHASNHSLMLPERPQNNCVNQNDMQTPGMMTVPACSEKARQISEHIMHNPPMLGSSGDPQDHCQQLMGHKEQDIPKGRDKEQTRGLVLPAQPSLKPGWIELKPPHFHQAESHPKCHEASLRSVLQYQSNPANQMTSKQYTGNSSLPGGLQGQAYIQKIMQPEQRPQRYQGEMNQGQSQGTLDQQLQFQKPSLQVHFSKTDPSSKAHVQSLCTHRFYFEQRPDSQTEKLLPASLKQHLNQQASETEPFSNSHLLQHKPHKQAAQTQTQPSQNSLISQNQQQQQQKLQMKNKEQMPQTFSHPQGNNDQQREGSFFSQIKVEECFHGKNQYLKSSEFQTHTTQMGLEQVQNMNSRNPPYGQILKSNSSKLQIPCSNNTHLVPENKEQTINPELFAGNKTQNLHHRQYFPNNVTPKQDILHRCFQEQEQKPQQASVLQGYRSRNQDMSGQQAAQLPQQRYLMQNQANAFPASDQGGSHIQTPPQKDLQKHAALRWHLLQKQEQQQTQHPHTESCHSQMHRPIKVEPGSRPHTCMRSTSAQPESKTWKKITKQEIPPPSCDNVQQRSILETMEQHLKQFQVKSLFDHRALTLKSQKQVKVEMSGPVTVLTRQTTAAELDSHTQALEQQATPSSEKTPTKRTAGSVLNNFLESPSKLLDTPIKNLLDTPVKTQYDFPSCRCVGLDRRVKLLGLKESSILVKKAKVLRDVLLLNGWFAEAAVKRSCCAWCGSELATPVRLQ, from the exons ATGGAACAGGACAGAACCAACCATGTTGAGGGCAACAGACTAAGTCCATTCCTGACACCATCTCCTTCTCCCTTATGCCAGACAGAACCTCTGGTTCTAAAGCTCCAGAATGGAAGCCCATTAACTGAGCGACCTTATCCAGAAGTAAATGGAGACACCAAGTGGCAGTCTTTCAAAAGTTACTATGGAATACCCCATATGAAGAGAAGCCAGAACAGTCGCGGGAGTCCAGACTTTATACAAGAAGGTAGAGGGTATTCCAGATGCTTACAAAATGGAGGAATAAAGCGCACAGTTAGTGAAccttccctctctgggcttcaccAGAACAAGAAATTGAGACAAGACCAAAAGGCTAATGGAGAAAGAAATAACTTCGGGGAAAGCCAAGAAAGAAATCCAGGCAAAGGCAGCAGTCAAATGAATGTCTCCGATTTGAGTGATAAGAGAGAATCTGTGAGCTCTGTAGCCCAAGAAAATGCAGTTAAAGATTTCATCAATTTTTCAGCACATAACTGCAGTAGGTCTGAAAAACCAGAGCTTCAGATTCTGaatgagcaagaagagaaaaatgctaaCTACCATGACAAGAATATTGTATTACTTCTTAAAAGCAAGGCAGTGCTAATGCCTAATGGTGCTACAGTTTCTGCCTCTTCCATGGAAAACACACATGGTGAACTCCTGGAAAAAACACTGTCTCAATATTATCCAGATTGTGTTTCCGTTGCGGTGCAGAAAACCACATCTCACATACATGCCATTAACAGTCAGGCTACTAACGAGTTGTCCTGTGAGATCACTCACCCATCGCATACCTCAGGGCAGATCAATGTCCCACAGACCTCGAACTCTGAGCTGCCTCCCGAGCCAGTTGCAGTGGTGACTGAGGCCTGTGATGCTGACAAAGCCAGTAAGACAGGTGCAGTGATAGGGACCTGTCCCTttcagaaaccagaaaaacaaaaatcagtttttGACAGATGCCCGTCGCGTGCTGAAAACAGTACCATCCAAGGAACCACAGAGCTGGTATCTGGTGAAGAATTCTGTTCAGGTTCCAGCAGCAATTTGCAGGCTCCTGGTGGCAGCTCTGAACGGTatttaaagcaaaatgaaataaatggtgCTTACTTCAAGCAAAGCTCAGTGTTCACTAAGGATTCCTTTTCTGCCCCtaccacaccaccaccaccatcacaattgcgtctttctccccctcctcttccagaGGTTTCTCAGCTTCCTTCAGAAGGAAAAAGCACTCTGAACGATGGAGTTTTGGAAGAACACCATCACTACCCCAACCAAAGTAACACAGCTCTTTTAAGGGAAGTAAAAACAGAGGGTCTACCCGAGGCACGGCCATCCCCAAGTCCTAATCCATCTACACATGCATCCAACCACTCTCTGATGCTTCCAGAAAGGCCTCAGAATAATTGTGTTAACCAGAATGACATGCAGACTCCAGGGATGATGACAGTTCCAGCATGTTCTGAGAAAGCGAGACAAATATCAGAACACATCATGCATAACCCACCAATGCTGGGTAGCAGTGGGGATCCGCAAGACCACTGCCAGCAGTTGATGGGACACAAAGAGCAAGATATTCCGAAGGGTCGAGACAAGGAACAAACACGAGGTCTTGTGCTCCCAGCACAGCCCTCTCTGAAACCGGGGTGGATTGAACTGAAGCCCCCTCATTTTCATCAAGCAGAATCCCACCCAAAATGTCATGAGGCATCACTGCGGTCAGTTCTTCAGTATCAGTCCAACCCCGCCAATCAAATGACCTCCAAACAATACACTGGAAATTCCAGCCTGCCTGGGGGACTCCAAGGGCAGGCTTACATCCAGAAAATAATGCAGCCAGAGCAGAGGCCACAAAGGTACCAAGGTGAGATGAATCAAGGGCAGTCTCAAGGTACATTGGACCAGCAGCTCCAGTTCCAAAAACCATCACTCCAGGTGCACTTCTCCAAGACAGACCCTTCATCCAAAGCTCACGTGCAGTCATTGTGCACCCACAGGTTTTATTTTGAACAAAGACCAGATTCCCAAACTGAGAAACTCCTACCTGCATCGTTAAAACAGCACTTGAATCAGCAGGCTTCAGAGACTGAGCCATTCTCAAACTCACACCTTTTACAACACAAGCCTCATAAGCAGGCagcacaaacacaaacacagccATCCCAGAACTCGCTTATCTCTCaaaaccagcagcagcagcagcaaaaattacaaatgaagaataaagaacaaatgCCCCAGACTTTTTCTCATCCCCAAGGCAACAATGATCAGCAAAGAGAAGGATCATTCTTTAGTCAGATTAAAGTGGAAGAATGTTTCCATGgtaaaaatcagtatttgaaaTCAAGCGAGTTCCAGACTCATACTACTCAGATGGGATTGGAGCAAGTACAGAATATGAATAGTAGAAATCCCCCCTATGGTCAGATCTTGAAATCAAATTCTAGCAAACTACAGATTCCTTGTTCAAACAATACACACCTAGttccagaaaataaagaacagactATAAATCCTGAACTCTTTGCAGGAAACAAGACCCAAAATTTGCATCACAggcaatattttccaaataatgtgACTCCAAAGCAAGACATTCTTCATAGGTGCTTTCAAGAACAAGAGCAGAAGCCTCAACAAGCTTCAGTTCTACAGGGATATAGAAGTAGAAACCAAGATATGTCTGGGCAGCAAGCAGCACAACTCCCTCAGCAAAGGTACCTGATGCAAAACCAGGCAAATGCTTTCCCTGCGTCTGACCAGGGAGGAAGTCACATTCAGACTCCTCCCCAGAAGGACCTTCAAAAGCATGCTGCTCTAAGGTGGCACCTCTTACAAAAGCAAGAGCAGCAGCAAACACAACACCCCCATACTGAGTCTTGTCATAGTCAGATGCACAGACCAATTAAGGTTGAACCAGGATCCAGACCCCATACTTGTATGCGCTCCACGTCAGCACAGCCAGAAAGCAAAACGTGGAAAAAGATAACTAAGCAAGAGATTCCACCTCCAAGTTGTGATAATGTGCAGCAAAGGAGCATCCTTGAGACCATGGAGCAACATCTGAAGCAGTTTCAGGTCAAATCATTATTTGACCATCGGGCTCTGACTCTCAAATCACAGAAGCAAGTAAAAGTTGAAATGTCAGGGCCAGTCACAGTTTTAACTAGACAGACCACAGCTGCAGAACTCGATAGCCACACCCAAGCTCTAGAACAGCAAGCAACTCCTTCTTCAGAAAAGACACCAACCAAAAGAACAGCTGGCTCtgttctcaataattttttaGAGTCACCTTCCAAATTACTAGATACTCCTATAAAAAATTTATTGGATACACCTGTCAAGACTCAGTATGATTTCCCATCATGCAGATGTGTAG GTTTGGACAGAAGGGTAAAGCTATTAGGATTGAAAGAGTCATCTATACTGGTAAAGAAGGCAAAAGTTCTCAGGGATGTCCTATTGCTAAATGG GTGGTTCGCAGAAGCTGCAGTGAAGAGAAGCTGCTGTGCTTGGTGCGGGAGCGAGCTGGCCACACCTGTGAGGCTGCAGTGA